In Treponema sp. OMZ 798, the following proteins share a genomic window:
- a CDS encoding phytoene/squalene synthase family protein encodes MKERAVSFYQAFSNLPPERFKGVAAVYAFCRYADDLVDKKPIDGGEKNILKSLLDLENALKFLYSKESGSALYSKGMGVKPNDNPVLQEDWWPAFEHTVKKFDIPLKGFLMQIEGQRMDLSPDDIKTFDEFIEYCRLVASSVGLMMLPFLVKSDKEMDDGFVKSCEDLGIAMQITNILRDVGEDLREKNKLYLPASLLEEYGITKKELEDLARQSTEECIETLIPQNFILLWEKLASIADDYYASFGKRLSYFHPSCVMPLFAAARMYRGIADAVREASYNCFTKRCYTTEKMRNAVLAQVKELKQRI; translated from the coding sequence ATGAAAGAAAGGGCCGTGAGTTTTTATCAAGCCTTTTCAAATCTTCCGCCTGAAAGGTTTAAGGGTGTCGCTGCCGTTTATGCTTTTTGCAGATATGCGGATGACCTTGTCGATAAGAAGCCGATAGACGGCGGCGAAAAAAACATATTAAAAAGTTTGCTCGATCTTGAAAATGCCCTTAAATTTCTTTATTCCAAGGAATCGGGTAGTGCCCTATATTCCAAAGGGATGGGAGTTAAGCCGAATGACAATCCTGTTTTACAAGAAGATTGGTGGCCTGCCTTTGAACATACGGTAAAAAAATTCGATATTCCTTTAAAGGGATTTTTAATGCAGATAGAGGGGCAGCGTATGGATCTTTCCCCTGATGACATTAAAACCTTTGATGAGTTTATAGAATACTGCCGTCTTGTTGCTTCCTCGGTAGGCCTTATGATGCTTCCCTTTTTGGTAAAGAGCGATAAGGAAATGGATGATGGTTTTGTTAAATCTTGTGAAGATCTGGGAATAGCAATGCAGATTACAAATATCTTGCGGGATGTAGGAGAGGATCTACGCGAAAAAAATAAGCTCTATCTTCCGGCTTCCTTGCTGGAGGAATACGGCATCACTAAGAAGGAACTCGAAGACCTTGCAAGGCAGAGTACTGAGGAATGTATCGAAACCCTTATCCCCCAAAATTTTATTTTGCTTTGGGAAAAGCTCGCTTCGATTGCCGATGATTACTATGCTTCATTTGGAAAAAGGCTTTCTTATTTTCATCCAAGCTGTGTCATGCCTCTTTTTGCCGCTGCAAGAATGTACAGGGGAATTGCAGATGCAGTCAGAGAGGCTTCATATAATTGCTTTACAAAAAGATGCTATACTACAGAAAAAATGCGTAATGCCGTACTTGCTCAAGTGAAAGAGCTAAAGCAGCGTATATAA
- a CDS encoding DUF92 domain-containing protein produces MRNILIILISFCYIFFVLFLSAVVSKFTKKDSEVPRKLIHILVGNWVFLTPMHTELWAVLFVPFAFIIINSLNLKYKFLSSMERSDTNPGTVYYAVSLFFLSGASFILGWKSLSFIGILIMAYGDGLAALTGKKWGSIKPFSFAREKSLVGFLTVLIFSFVITAACLYVFAPSEIGRELSLFSIVLIALCTAFFSAFVEITGKNGADNLSLPIGSALFASLLMHYGSLGFYIYILASVLILFAAYKARAIKPDGIVAAIITAMTLYALGGTWMGLSLIGFFVAGSFVSFLKNQTKRKAEELQEDNGPRSWIQVLCNSLPACILLWLFYFFPEKKVFLLLSFAVFSAANADTFSSELGMLWKGRVFNILNGKKLERGLSGGVSWAGFCAGLLGSVLLSLFALPQFGLRGVIFIAVLGFAGSLIDSYLGAAFQRKYKTPDGVIWDKNIGPSAVLIRGYKLISNNTVNLFTLISVSVLGYLAAHYFCRLCF; encoded by the coding sequence ATGCGGAACATTTTGATTATTCTTATTTCATTTTGTTATATTTTCTTTGTTTTATTTTTATCGGCAGTGGTGTCAAAGTTTACAAAAAAAGATTCCGAAGTGCCGAGAAAACTTATTCATATTTTGGTAGGTAACTGGGTCTTTTTAACTCCTATGCATACCGAACTTTGGGCTGTGCTTTTTGTTCCGTTTGCCTTTATCATTATTAACAGCCTTAACTTAAAGTATAAGTTTCTTTCTTCGATGGAAAGGAGCGATACCAACCCGGGAACCGTGTACTATGCTGTAAGTTTATTTTTTTTATCGGGAGCAAGTTTTATTTTGGGGTGGAAAAGCCTTTCATTTATCGGAATTCTTATTATGGCTTACGGCGACGGTCTTGCAGCCCTTACAGGAAAAAAATGGGGATCGATAAAACCTTTTTCATTTGCAAGGGAGAAAAGTCTTGTAGGTTTTCTTACTGTGCTTATATTTTCTTTTGTAATTACGGCCGCCTGTCTTTATGTTTTTGCTCCTTCGGAAATAGGCCGGGAATTGAGCTTGTTTAGTATTGTGCTTATTGCTTTGTGTACAGCCTTCTTTTCAGCCTTTGTCGAAATTACCGGAAAAAATGGTGCCGATAATTTATCTCTTCCTATAGGATCCGCTTTGTTTGCTTCTCTTTTAATGCACTACGGCAGTTTAGGTTTTTATATTTATATCCTTGCCTCAGTCCTAATTTTATTTGCAGCTTATAAGGCGCGTGCAATAAAACCTGACGGAATTGTTGCAGCTATTATAACTGCGATGACTCTTTACGCTTTAGGAGGGACTTGGATGGGCTTGAGCTTAATAGGCTTTTTTGTTGCAGGAAGTTTTGTAAGCTTTTTAAAAAATCAAACCAAACGCAAGGCTGAAGAATTGCAGGAGGATAATGGACCAAGGTCTTGGATTCAGGTTTTATGTAACTCGCTTCCGGCCTGCATATTACTTTGGCTTTTTTATTTTTTCCCCGAAAAAAAAGTTTTCTTACTTCTTTCATTTGCAGTTTTTTCTGCAGCCAATGCCGATACCTTTTCTTCGGAGTTAGGAATGCTTTGGAAAGGAAGAGTGTTTAACATATTAAACGGGAAAAAACTTGAAAGAGGGCTTTCGGGCGGCGTTTCTTGGGCAGGATTTTGTGCCGGCCTTTTAGGCAGCGTGCTTCTTTCTCTTTTTGCCCTTCCTCAATTCGGGCTCCGAGGAGTGATTTTTATAGCAGTTTTAGGCTTTGCAGGTTCCTTGATAGATAGTTATTTAGGTGCAGCCTTCCAACGCAAATATAAAACACCTGACGGAGTTATTTGGGACAAGAATATCGGGCCTTCAGCTGTTCTTATAAGAGGTTATAAGCTGATAAGCAACAACACCGTAAACCTTTTTACCTTAATTTCAGTTTCGGTTTTAGGATATTTAGCTGCCCATTATTTTTGCAGACTATGTTTTTAA
- a CDS encoding M3 family oligoendopeptidase, whose protein sequence is MQNKTAPRWDLKNIYPDFKSKEYAESKKKIPALTSKFEKHLKAFSDKDLKKWLIKALDILNEFNAESETLYAYASAVYTTDTENKEALSEMNSISEIFVPFTPLGVRFSNILASVSKEVKALIKSDKDLKYAAFYLEDTLFWQKKQMSEEEEALAADLARSGSSAWSKLQSMLTSTASCVWDEKTKEEKTLVQLRAMAYDKDEAVREKAFKKELELCKSIEKPVAAALNGVKGASITLNKRRNWKGGTIEKSVRQANISQKTLDSLISAIEDSLPSWRKYLKAKAMLLGKKDLPFYDLFAPVSKSFPTYTWEEAKALVIENFSSFSKNMGDFAKKAFDSNWIDGEVRNGKVGGAYCTHFPVTKEPRVLCNFDGSFSSVSTLAHELGHAFHFNVVKNMPVINQSYPMTLAETASIFAETILFESEIKKMNEEQKTALLEIHLQDGCQVLVDILSRFYFERSFMEEREKHELTAEDCCRLMLEAQKKSYGNGLDSKLLHPYMWLVKGHYYSAGLGFYNFPYAFGQLFALGLYNRYKKEGPKFTSVYEDILSKTGMMDAVKVTNSAGFNIETPDFWKEGIKIFTDEISEFEKLVKKAKKK, encoded by the coding sequence ATGCAAAACAAAACTGCACCGAGATGGGATTTAAAAAATATTTATCCCGATTTTAAATCAAAAGAGTATGCGGAATCAAAAAAGAAAATTCCTGCACTGACTTCAAAGTTTGAAAAGCACTTAAAAGCTTTTTCGGACAAGGACTTAAAAAAATGGCTTATAAAGGCTTTGGATATTTTAAACGAGTTTAATGCCGAATCCGAAACGCTTTATGCCTATGCTTCGGCCGTCTATACAACCGATACCGAAAACAAGGAAGCCCTTTCGGAGATGAATTCCATATCCGAAATCTTTGTTCCGTTTACGCCCCTTGGTGTGCGCTTTTCGAATATCTTGGCTTCCGTTTCCAAAGAAGTGAAGGCCTTGATCAAAAGCGACAAGGATTTAAAATATGCAGCCTTTTATTTGGAAGATACCTTGTTTTGGCAAAAGAAACAAATGAGCGAAGAAGAGGAAGCCTTGGCTGCCGACCTTGCCCGCTCAGGCTCTTCGGCTTGGAGCAAATTACAGAGCATGCTGACTTCGACGGCTTCCTGTGTTTGGGATGAAAAAACTAAAGAAGAAAAGACCTTGGTTCAGCTTAGAGCGATGGCCTATGACAAGGATGAGGCTGTCCGCGAAAAGGCCTTTAAAAAAGAGCTTGAACTTTGCAAGTCGATAGAAAAGCCCGTTGCCGCAGCCTTGAACGGCGTAAAGGGAGCTTCCATTACCTTAAACAAGAGGCGCAACTGGAAGGGAGGCACAATCGAAAAATCCGTAAGGCAGGCAAATATAAGTCAAAAAACGCTCGACTCCTTAATTTCCGCCATCGAAGATTCTCTTCCCTCATGGAGAAAATATTTAAAGGCTAAGGCCATGCTTCTCGGCAAAAAGGACTTACCCTTTTATGATCTCTTTGCTCCCGTTTCAAAATCATTCCCCACATATACTTGGGAAGAAGCAAAGGCCTTGGTAATCGAAAACTTTTCTTCGTTTTCAAAGAACATGGGAGATTTTGCAAAGAAGGCCTTCGATTCAAATTGGATAGACGGAGAGGTCCGTAACGGCAAGGTCGGCGGAGCCTATTGTACTCATTTCCCCGTAACAAAGGAACCGAGAGTTCTTTGCAACTTTGACGGCTCTTTTTCTTCGGTCAGCACCCTTGCACACGAGCTGGGACACGCCTTCCACTTTAACGTTGTGAAGAATATGCCCGTTATAAATCAAAGCTATCCTATGACTCTTGCCGAGACCGCTTCTATCTTTGCCGAAACCATCTTGTTTGAAAGCGAAATCAAAAAGATGAATGAAGAGCAAAAAACTGCCCTCTTGGAGATTCACCTTCAAGACGGATGTCAGGTCTTGGTCGATATCCTTTCTCGTTTTTATTTTGAACGGTCCTTTATGGAAGAAAGAGAAAAGCATGAACTCACAGCTGAGGACTGCTGCCGTCTTATGCTTGAAGCTCAAAAGAAAAGCTACGGAAACGGGCTTGATTCTAAATTGCTTCATCCTTATATGTGGCTTGTTAAGGGACATTATTATTCTGCAGGCTTGGGCTTTTATAACTTCCCCTATGCCTTCGGACAGCTCTTTGCCCTCGGTCTTTATAACCGCTACAAGAAGGAAGGACCAAAGTTTACTTCTGTCTATGAGGATATTTTAAGCAAAACCGGAATGATGGATGCCGTAAAGGTAACCAATAGTGCGGGCTTTAATATCGAGACGCCGGACTTCTGGAAAGAAGGAATAAAGATTTTTACCGACGAGATAAGCGAATTTGAAAAGCTCGTAAAAAAAGCAAAGAAAAAATAA
- a CDS encoding PolC-type DNA polymerase III, whose product MSSYDWISAVYDKAVFTAFDTETTGTEAKAERVVEIGCVKFDVRGVIARYNVLIDPEKPMPPEAGKVNQITDEMLAGQPKFAEVLPDFLDFIRNTVLVAHNANFDINFINCELERCGKTKLTNKVFDTLTFARETLPGLQSYALQNLAVQFGVQAINAHRAEDDARVCMEFFKIAVKHFFEKNKDMLDYYKKDVDISEYLSTKDPETDGGKLVQNLF is encoded by the coding sequence ATGAGCTCTTACGATTGGATTAGCGCCGTATATGATAAGGCTGTTTTTACGGCCTTCGATACCGAAACAACGGGAACGGAGGCCAAGGCTGAAAGAGTGGTCGAAATCGGCTGCGTAAAATTCGATGTCAGGGGAGTTATTGCCCGTTACAATGTTTTGATAGATCCCGAAAAACCCATGCCTCCCGAGGCGGGAAAGGTAAATCAAATAACCGACGAGATGCTCGCAGGTCAGCCCAAATTCGCGGAAGTTCTGCCCGACTTCTTGGACTTTATCCGCAACACTGTTCTCGTTGCCCATAATGCAAACTTCGACATAAACTTTATAAACTGCGAGCTTGAAAGGTGCGGAAAAACAAAGCTTACAAACAAGGTCTTTGACACCCTCACCTTTGCACGGGAAACCCTGCCCGGCTTACAAAGCTATGCCCTTCAAAACCTTGCAGTGCAGTTCGGTGTTCAAGCAATAAATGCCCACCGCGCCGAAGACGATGCCAGAGTCTGTATGGAATTCTTTAAAATAGCCGTAAAGCATTTCTTCGAAAAAAACAAGGACATGCTTGACTATTATAAAAAGGATGTAGACATTTCGGAGTACCTGAGCACCAAGGACCCTGAAACGGACGGCGGAAAACTCGTTCAAAATTTATTTTAA
- a CDS encoding phospho-sugar mutase, translating into MDKNEVLNRAKKYISEEREVKFADEVKSLIEKNDEKELYDRFYRDLEFGTAGLRGIIGGGTNRMNPFVIKNATQGLADYLIEAKADKAKAGSLSAVIAYDSRRFSDVFAKTAALIFAANNIRCYLFSSLRPTPELSYAIRELGCDTGIVVTASHNPPEYNGYKAYWSDGAQITPPHDSGIIKKVGEVSSIKMMSEEEALKKGKLVIIDKEIDEKYWAMLKEKLSRQEIIKDMASKVKIVYTPLHGTGAVHVEKVLGEMGFNVISVPEQREPDGNFPTVSYPNPEDPKALKMAMDLAIKEGADILMATDPDADRFACAVKNAAGEMQLISGNQMGALFADYICLTLKEKNKLPQNAAIVRSIVTSPLSDLIAAKYNVKSEECLTGFKWICGIAERMVSTGSHTYLYGYEESFGYNFGTEIRDKDGIAASAICAEMTLYWRSKGKSLLDRLNEIFSEFAFYGEKTINMVYPGAEGLKIMQDMMVRVRERNLSEIAGVKVKTIRDIQESTEYSPLEPAKKTTVSLPKSNVLQYYLEDGSIICIRPSGTEPKIKIYIIHSEKVVSSVEEAKKQSDKKIAEFEKEFNGVLNA; encoded by the coding sequence ATGGATAAAAATGAAGTACTAAATAGAGCAAAAAAATATATTTCCGAAGAAAGGGAAGTAAAATTTGCCGATGAGGTTAAATCTTTAATCGAAAAAAACGATGAAAAGGAATTATATGACCGCTTTTACAGGGACTTGGAATTCGGAACGGCAGGTTTAAGAGGCATTATCGGGGGAGGCACAAACCGCATGAATCCTTTCGTAATAAAAAATGCAACTCAGGGCCTTGCCGATTACTTAATAGAAGCAAAGGCTGACAAGGCCAAGGCCGGCTCTTTGAGTGCCGTAATTGCATACGATTCAAGGCGCTTTTCGGATGTCTTTGCAAAAACGGCTGCCCTCATCTTTGCGGCAAACAATATCCGCTGTTATCTTTTTTCAAGTTTAAGACCTACACCTGAACTTTCTTATGCCATAAGGGAACTCGGCTGCGATACGGGAATTGTAGTAACCGCCTCACACAATCCTCCGGAATATAACGGCTACAAGGCTTACTGGTCGGACGGAGCCCAGATTACCCCGCCCCATGATTCAGGCATCATCAAAAAGGTGGGAGAGGTTTCTTCTATTAAAATGATGAGCGAAGAAGAAGCTCTTAAAAAGGGCAAGCTCGTAATCATCGATAAGGAAATCGACGAAAAGTACTGGGCCATGCTGAAAGAAAAACTCAGCCGTCAAGAAATAATTAAGGATATGGCTTCCAAGGTGAAGATAGTTTACACTCCCCTTCACGGAACAGGAGCCGTACATGTCGAAAAGGTTCTGGGCGAAATGGGCTTCAATGTTATAAGCGTTCCCGAACAGCGCGAACCTGACGGGAATTTCCCGACGGTAAGCTATCCCAACCCCGAAGATCCGAAAGCCTTAAAGATGGCTATGGACTTGGCTATAAAGGAAGGAGCCGATATTTTGATGGCCACCGATCCCGATGCCGACCGCTTTGCCTGTGCAGTCAAAAACGCCGCGGGCGAAATGCAGCTTATAAGCGGCAACCAGATGGGAGCCCTCTTTGCAGATTATATCTGTCTCACATTAAAAGAAAAAAATAAGCTCCCCCAAAACGCAGCGATAGTACGCTCCATAGTAACCTCCCCCTTAAGCGATTTAATCGCCGCCAAGTATAATGTTAAGAGCGAAGAATGTCTCACAGGTTTTAAGTGGATCTGCGGTATCGCCGAACGCATGGTAAGCACCGGTTCCCACACCTATCTTTACGGATACGAAGAAAGCTTCGGCTACAATTTCGGAACCGAAATACGGGATAAAGACGGAATTGCCGCATCTGCAATTTGTGCAGAGATGACCCTCTATTGGAGGAGCAAGGGTAAAAGTCTCTTAGACCGATTAAACGAAATCTTTTCGGAATTTGCCTTTTACGGAGAAAAGACCATCAACATGGTATACCCCGGAGCGGAAGGATTGAAGATTATGCAGGACATGATGGTCAGGGTAAGAGAAAGAAACTTGAGCGAAATTGCCGGAGTGAAGGTAAAGACCATAAGGGATATTCAGGAAAGCACGGAGTACTCTCCATTAGAGCCTGCCAAAAAAACTACAGTTTCCTTACCTAAGAGCAATGTTCTTCAATACTATTTGGAAGATGGCTCGATAATCTGCATAAGGCCGAGCGGAACCGAACCCAAGATAAAGATCTACATAATTCATTCCGAGAAGGTTGTTTCTTCTGTTGAAGAAGCCAAAAAACAATCGGATAAAAAGATTGCCGAATTCGAAAAAGAATTTAACGGAGTACTAAACGCATAA